In Trichoderma asperellum chromosome 1, complete sequence, a single window of DNA contains:
- a CDS encoding uncharacterized protein (BUSCO:EOG092D0GSP): MPHSDPDGPLAKRQKVSTSANAPETQSNSSRIFAPFRTVGLISPSNIPFTSVPLGKTTFQITTSVGRSLQTYDLLRGLNLVFVTRPQTHADITATLAWGKKVFAAWGGSQDGEPQGLWVFQRGRKIAEVALPSDLAEPIQQIAIFGTWFIACAKTRIEVFKTATFEHYTTIHTMAAAKGGHEITGGVVTMPTYLNKIFVGRKDGWVEIWNISTGKLIYTLLPPSPDSGAVTCLEPTPALSMLAIAYSNGSLVITNVLTDKRVLQVEAGHPDAPVTSISFRTDGLGAGHDGRKDGVMATATPASGDITFWDLNRGGRVMGVLRSAHNPPSGEGDAVLGGISKVEFLSGQAVIVSSGRDNSLKTWIFDETPFSPIPRILHSRSGHSGPVNCLQFLPSDFDGAEAGNKWIISGGKDRSLWGWSMRRDGQSTELSQGNIRKKAKKVGILATNALSHGPTTTLEDLKAPEITCIATSLNRDGGIGALPGKQEIWQKGRDLSKKMDAELSGMTGWESVVTAHKGDPCARTWFWGRKRAGRWALPTGDGTDVTTVAISPCGTFALVGSGAGGIDMYNLQSGVHRQRFPSKLTPAQARQLKMQQLRQADDVVQLQSEGNRKYPAGVGKHTKAITGLVVDSMNKTVVSCGLDGKIKFWDFLTGTLLEQLDWAPMTFPTGCRYHPANNLLAFSCDDLSIRVVDLETKKTIREFWGPKDVINDFCFSNDGRWIIAASRDSVIRIWDLPTSHLIDAIRLEKPCKAVAMSYTGEYLAAALEDSPGVTIWTNKALYKHVPTRQISEAEIGLVAAPTTAGEGNQGLLEAAFEEDKEEEDSGVVAPSIDQISADLMTLSLVPKSRWQTLLHLDLIKERNKPTEAPKLPEKAPFFLPSTSGAQVPGLKDDAEQAENDGKSRISRYDQARFEEAFTSRLRAGAENNNYDDFIEHLKSLSPSSADLELRSLSLGDDDESNELLLFIRALTTRLQARKDYELTQAWMTVFLRLHFDMVMENKALLKALEAWKEQQEKECNRLDDLVGYCSGVVTFLRSPRT; encoded by the exons ATGCCGCATTCCGATCCCGATGGGCCGCTGGCAAAGCGCCAGAAAGTCTCTACCTCGGCCAATGCGCCCGAAACTCAGAGCAATTCCTCGCGAATCTTTGCCCCGTTCAGA ACTGTTGGATTAATCTCCCCGTCCAATATCCCATTCACATCTGTTCCATTGGGCAAAACGACTTTCCAAATCACAACATCCGTTGGCCGTTCTCTGCAAACATACGACCTGCTCCGCGGTCTCaacctcgtcttcgtcactCGACCACAGACGCACGCCGATATCACTGCTACTTTAGCCTGGGGAAAGAAGGTTTTTGCAGCATGGGGTGGATCGCAGGATGGCGAGCCTCAGGGCCTATGGGTCTTTCAAAGAGGCAGAAAGATCGCCGAGGTGGCCCTTCCAAGCGACTTGGCAGAGCCAATTCAACAGATTGCCATCTTCGGAACCTGGTTCATTGCTTGCGCAAAGACAAGAATTGAGGTTTTCAAAACGGCAACCTTTGAACATTACACCACCATTCacaccatggctgctgccaagGGTGGCCATGAGATCACGGGTGGCGTTGTCACTATGCCGACGTATCTGAACAAGATCTTTGTTGGTCGCAAAGACGGCTGGGTCGAAATCTGGAATATTAGCACCGGAAAGTTGATTTACACCCTTTTGCCGCCTTCACCGGATTCCGGCGCTGTCACCTGCCTCGAGCCAACCCCGGCTCTCTCTATGCTGGCGATTGCATACTCGAACGGCTCTCTGGTCATCACCAATGTTCTGACTGATAAGCGCGTTCTTCAAGTCGAAGCCGGACATCCAGACGCCCCCGTTACTTCAATATCCTTCCGAACCGACGGCTTGGGAGCCGGACATGATGGTAGAAAGGATGGTGTCATGGCCACTGCGACTCCGGCCTCAGGCGACATCACCTTTTGGGATCTGAACCGTGGAGGTCGTGTGATGGGAGTCCTGCGCAGTGCTCACAATCCACCATCAGGCGAGGGAGATGCTGTCCTTGGCGGTATCAGCAAAGTCGAGTTTTTGTCTGGACAGGCAGTCATCGTTTCTAGCGGCCGAGATAATTCGCTCAAGACGTGGATCTTCGACGAGACACCCTTTTCCCCTATCCCGAGAATCTTGCATTCGCGTAGCGGACATTCCGGACCAGTCAACTGCCTGCAGTTCTTGCCTTCCGATTTCGACGGTGCTGAAGCTGGAAATAAGTGGATCATCAGCGGTGGCAAAGATAGGAGCCTCTGGGGGTGGAGTATGCGTCGTGATGGCCAGAGTACAGAGCTTAGCCAAGGCAATATTCgcaagaaggcaaagaaggtTGGTATACTGGCTACCAACGCACTCTCACACGGTCCAACAACGACTTTGGAAGACCTCAAAGCCCCCGAAATTACCTGTATTGCCACTTCGCTTAACCGCGATGGCGGCATTGGCGCCTTGCCTGGTAAACAGGAGATTTGGCAGAAGGGACGGGACCTCAGCAAGAAGATGGACGCTGAGCTTAGTGGCATGACGGGCTGGGAAAGTGTTGTCACTGCTCACAAGGGCGACCCCTGCGCCCGTACCTGGTTCTGGGGCCGAAAGAGAGCTGGTCGTTGGGCACTGCCGACGGGAGACGGCACTGACGTTACCACTGTTGCCATCAGCCCTTGCGGAACGTTTGCGCTCGTCGGCTCAGGAGCTGGTGGTATCGACATGTACAACCTACAGTCTGGTGTCCATCGCCAGCGCTTCCCTTCCAAGTTGACACCGGCACAGGCTCGCCAGctgaagatgcagcagcttcgacAAGCAGACGACGTTGTTCAACTACAGAGCGAAGGCAATCGGAAATATCCTGCCGGCGTCGGCAAACATACCAAGGCTATTACTGGTCTGGTTGTTGATTCCATGAATAAGACTGTCGTATCTTGCGGATTGGACGGCAAGATCAAGTTTTGGGACTTCTTGACGGGAACTCTCCTTGAGCAGCTGGACTGGGCGCCTATGACATTCCCAACTGGATGCCGATACCACCCAGCTAACAACcttttggcattttcttgCGATGATTTGTCTATTCGAGTTGTTGACCTAGAGACAAAGAAAACTATTCGTGAATTCTGGGGCCCCAAGGACGTTATCAacgacttttgcttttcaaACGATGGCCGGTGGATCATCGCTGCCTCTCGCGATTCTGTCATAAGGATCTGGGACCTACCTACCAGCCACCTTATCGATGCTATTCGATTAGAGAAGCCTTGCAAAGCTGTTGCTATGTCATACACTGGCGAGTatctcgctgctgctctcgagGATAGCCCCGGCGTTACGATTTGGACAAATAAGGCCCTGTACAAGCACGTTCCAACTCGCCAGATATCCGAAGCAGAAATCGGCCTGGTGGCTGCACCCACGAcggctggagaaggaaacCAAGGCTTACTGGAAGCCgcttttgaagaagacaaggaggaggaagacagTGGTGTTGTTGCGCCTTCTATTGACCAGATCAGCGCAGACCTGATGACGTTGAGTTTGGTTCCCAAGAGTAGATGGCAGACGCTGCTCCATCTAGACCTGATCAAGGAGCGAAACAAGCCGACTGAGGCGCCAAAGCTTCCCGAGAAGGCTCCCTTCTTCCTGCCATCCACTTCTGGCGCGCAAGTACCCGGGCTCAAGGATGATGCTGAGCAGGCAGAGAACGATGGCAAGTCTCGTATCTCGAGATATGACCAGGCTCGCTTTGAGGAAGCATTTACGTCGAGGCTTCGTGCTGGTGCGGAAAATAATAACT ATGACGATTTCATTGAGCACCTCaagtctctctctccttcaaGCGCGGATCTAGAGCTTCGATCGCTCTCCCtaggtgatgatgacgagtcaaacgagctgctgctattcaTCCGAGCCCTCACAACTAGGCTCCAAGCACGAAAGGATTACGAGTTGACACAAGCGTGGATGACAGTGTTCCTCCGACTTCACTTTGACATGGTGATGGAGAATAAGGCGCTACTGAAGGCTCTTGAGGCGTGGAAGGAACAGCAGGAGAAGGAATGCAACAGGCTGGATGATTTGGTTGGATACTGCAGCGGCGTGGTCACCTTTTTGAGAAGCCCGCGGACATGA
- a CDS encoding uncharacterized protein (SECRETED:SignalP(1-27)~TransMembrane:1 (n14-22c27/28o218-238i)): MKHVGLAFKMKLNIIISTFLLSSSTLAQSLSGLPTCAATCALNAVGATGCAATDASCICMAASFLASIQTCISSACNASDQAATLSFAQQFCASAGVTITLPAAALPAQTSSTSSALQATPQQSVTEAPAAIPTTLVTTTDSAGNVYTVTGEVLISGNSTTTVPCRTVITTNAAGVTITSTETGSSVLPTALQGTTPASTAKSSTTAIVTGAAQMLNWSRAAFLSIGLSGISIVLVLLF, encoded by the exons ATGAAGCACGTCGGCCTTGCATTCAAAATGAAGCTGAATATCATTATCAGCACCTTTCTCCTTTCATCTTCCACTCTAGCACAGAGCCTGTCGGGCCTACCCACCTGCGCT GCAACGTGCGCTCTTAATGCGGTCGGAGCGACGGGGTGCGCCGCAACTGATGCCAGTTGTATTTGCATGGCTGCTAGCTTTCTTGCTTCCATTCAAACCTGTATATCATCCGCTTGTAATGCAAGTGATCAGGCAG CTACTCTTTCATTCGCCCAGCAATTTTGCGCATCCGCGGGCGTCACCATCACTTTACCGGCTGCCGCCTTACCAGCACAGACTTCGAGCACAAGCTCGGCGCTCCAAGCAACCCCCCAGCAGTCGGTGACTGAAGCTCCAGCGGCCATTCCTACTACGCTGGTTACAACTACAGACTCGGCTGGAAACGTCTATACCGTCACCGGCGAAGTCCTTATATCTGGAAACAGCACGACTACCGTCCCATGCCGAACCGTCATAACGACCAACGCCGCAGGAGTGACAATCACTAGTACCGAGACAGGCTCATCCGTC TTGCCGACAGCACTACAAGGTACAACGCCAGCGTCCACGGCCAAATCTTCAACAACAGCCATTGTAACTGGGGCAGCTCAGATGCTAAATTGGTCTCGTGCGGCCTTTTTATCCATCGGGCTATCAGGGATCTCTATAGTCTTGGTCCTGCTGTTCTAG